A region from the Musa acuminata AAA Group cultivar baxijiao chromosome BXJ1-10, Cavendish_Baxijiao_AAA, whole genome shotgun sequence genome encodes:
- the LOC104000395 gene encoding transcription factor JUNGBRUNNEN 1, with protein MEEKREKAGLQQGITVEEEEGKDVVLPGFRFHPTDEELVGFYLRRKVAKKAFSIDIIKEIDIYKHDPWDLPKVMSSAGEKEWYFFCLRGRKYRNSIRPNRVTGSGFWKATGIDRSICSAGRCIGLKKSLVYYTGSAGKGTKTDWMMHEFRLPCTNTDNTCPTMQEAEIWTICRIFQRSIAAPKRSWRDSISKKKSDDGNDEFRFDASSDCQTHESQRNSVAQAPMAALHSDVGPTPYANDFFPDGNWDELGRMVEFMTVQNVFSYCK; from the exons ATGGAGGAGAAGCGGGAGAAGGCCGGGCTGCAACAAGGGATCACagtagaagaggaggaagggaagGACGTGGTGCTTCCGGGATTCCGGTTTCATCCCACCGATGAAGAGCTCGTCGGCTTTTACCTGCGGAGGAAAGTTGCGAAGAAGGCCTTCAGCATAGACATCATCAAAGAGATCGATATCTACAAGCATGATCCTTGGGATCTTCCAA AAGTCATGAGCTCTGCCGGAGAGAAGGAATGGTACTTCTTTTGCCTGAGAGGTAGGAAGTACAGGAACAGCATCAGGCCGAACAGGGTCACCGGATCCGGATTCTGGAAGGCCACCGGCATCGACAGGTCCATATGCTCCGCCGGTCGCTGCATCGGCCTCAAGAAGTCCCTCGTTTACTACACAGGCAGCGCCGGGAAAGGCACCAAGACGGACTGGATGATGCACGAGTTCCGCCTTCCTTGCACCAACACCGACAACACTTGCCCTACCATGCAAGAAGCT GAGATTTGGACGATATGCCGAATCTTTCAGCGGAGTATTGCCGCCCCCAAGAGAAGCTGGAGGGATTCGATCAGCAAGAAAAAATCTGATGACGGGAACGACGAGTTCAGGTTCGATGCCTCCTCGGACTGCCAAACGCATGAAAGCCAGCGGAACTCGGTGGCGCAGGCTCCCATGGCGGCGTTGCACTCCGACGTGGGACCGACTCCCTACGCGAATGACTTCTTCCCGGATGGCAACTGGGACGAGCTTGGAAGGATGGTGGAGTTCATGACAGTTCAAAATGTGTTCTCTTACTGTAAATAA